From the genome of Pieris rapae chromosome 5, ilPieRapa1.1, whole genome shotgun sequence, one region includes:
- the LOC110996793 gene encoding zinc finger protein 841-like → MPKCFMNSVRPLRGFFIHKTGNNFVDEVVKSSRGPKMSLKKQKTLLKINETIYNDKVPISTRFYLQLLKKSQFLSHFTDNENYDYASESEKPIISELKRNNTNQKRETDKSTYNLRSSERTVRKVFCEKPRRRKKKITEAHEKTNEKKIIKEPLAPIIEELKSREPLKSSYKGSEIDKIAEKLKSLVRSNEEEKLTKELLYCKESFEKENLVPDGNNTVLKEGLLPNKSSIVNKYSSNRKFITDYKCAEERRPRPCHVCSYCGKSFDRPWVLKGHLRLHTGERPFPCPYPHCGRTFADRSNLRAHQRTRGHHSWQWRCQQCGKAFSQNRYLERHRADACKKYKLNTRQAHSATLPNKESIPLYGVIRRNVLTKPDVNIYCKDFNEEPIDLSIRKRMD, encoded by the exons ATGCCCAAGTGTTTTATGAATTCCGTTCGGCCGTTAAGAGgatttttcattcataaaacaggtaataat TTTGTAGATGAAGTGGTAAAATCATCTCGAGGCCCAAAAATGTCGCTAAAAAAACAGAAgactcttttaaaaatcaacGAAACCATATACAACGATAAAGTACCAATCTCCACGCGTTTTTATCTCcaacttttaaagaaaagtcaATTTCTATCGCATTTTACTGACAATGAGAATTACGACTACGCATCTGAAAGCGAAAAGCCAATTATTTCAGaattaaagagaaataataCGAACCAAAAACGAGAAACCGATAAATCCACGTACAATCTACGATCTTCCGAGAGAACGGTAAGAAAGGTATTCTGCGAAAAGCCTAGAAGACGGAAAAAGAAGATCACAGAAGCACATGAGAAAACtaatgagaaaaaaataataaaagagcCTCTTGCACCAATAATAGAAGAGTTGAAAAGCAGGGAACCTCTTAAAAGTTCATATAAAGGATCTGAAATCGACAAAATTGCAGAAAAGCTTAAAAGCTTGGTGCGCAGTAATGAAGAAGAGAAGCTAACTAAAGAGTTGCTGTACTGCAAAGAGTCCTTTGAAAAGGAGAATTTGGTTCCTGATGGCAATAATACAGTCTTGAAAGAGG GGCTGCTACCTAATAAATCTTCAATCGTCAATAAATATAGTAGTAatcgaaaatttattacagattATAAATGTGCTGAAGAACGGCGTCCTAGACCATGCCACGTTTGTTCCTATTGCGGCAAAAGCTTTGATAGGCCGTGGGTGCTCAAAGGACATCTGCGCCTGCATACTGGAGAGAGGCCATTTCCGTGTCCATACCCGCATTGCGGTAGAACCTTCGCTGATcg ttCCAATCTTCGCGCCCATCAACGCACTCGTGGTCATCATTCGTGGCAATGGCGTTGCCAACAGTGCGGCAAAGCTTTCAGCCAGAACAGATACTTGGAGAGGCATAGAGCTGACGCatgcaaaaaatataa GCTAAATACAAGGCAAGCCCACAGTGCAACTCTACCAAACAAAGAAAGCATCCCACTTTACGGTGTTATACGAAGAAATGTACTTACGAAACCAGAtgtgaatatttattgtaaagattttAATGAAGAGCCAATAGATTTGTCGATTCGAAAAAGAATGGATTGA